The Pseudomonas sp. FP2309 genome has a window encoding:
- a CDS encoding methyl-accepting chemotaxis protein yields MQSMSVGLRELIGGISEGVTQIASAAEQLSAVTEQTSAGVNSQKVETDQVATAMNEMAATVQEVARNAEEASEAAVAADQQAREGDKVVGEAIAQIERLATEVGNSTIAMADLKRESDKIGSVLDVIKSVAQQTNLLALNAAIEAARAGEAGRGFAVVADEVRSLAQRTQKSTEEIEELIVGLQSGTQQVATIMDNSRGLTDSSVELTRRAGSALENITRTVSTIQAMNSQIATAAEQQSAVAEEINRSVLNVRDVSEQTSSASEETAASSAELARLGVYLQTLVGRFRI; encoded by the coding sequence ATGCAGAGCATGAGCGTAGGCCTGCGCGAACTGATCGGCGGCATCAGCGAAGGCGTGACCCAGATCGCCAGTGCTGCCGAGCAACTGTCCGCTGTCACCGAGCAGACCAGCGCCGGGGTTAACAGCCAGAAGGTCGAAACCGACCAGGTGGCCACCGCCATGAACGAGATGGCCGCAACCGTGCAGGAAGTGGCACGCAACGCCGAGGAGGCCTCCGAAGCTGCCGTGGCCGCTGATCAACAGGCGCGCGAAGGCGACAAAGTGGTCGGCGAAGCCATCGCCCAGATCGAACGCCTGGCCACTGAGGTGGGTAACTCGACCATCGCCATGGCCGACCTCAAGCGCGAAAGCGACAAAATTGGCAGCGTGCTCGACGTAATCAAGTCCGTGGCACAGCAAACCAACCTGCTGGCCCTCAACGCGGCGATTGAAGCCGCTCGCGCGGGTGAGGCCGGGCGTGGTTTCGCGGTCGTGGCCGACGAAGTGCGCAGCCTGGCCCAGCGCACTCAAAAATCCACCGAAGAAATCGAAGAGCTGATCGTCGGCCTGCAAAGCGGCACCCAACAGGTGGCGACCATCATGGACAACAGCCGCGGCCTCACCGACAGCAGTGTCGAACTGACCCGCCGCGCCGGCAGCGCCCTGGAAAATATCACCCGCACCGTCTCGACCATCCAGGCGATGAACTCGCAGATCGCCACCGCCGCCGAGCAGCAAAGCGCCGTGGCCGAAGAGATCAACCGCAGCGTGCTGAACGTGCGCGACGTTTCGGAACAAACCTCATCGGCCAGTGAGGAGACCGCCGCGTCCAGTGCCGAATTGGCGCGCCTGGGCGTTTACCTGCAGACCCTGGTCGGACGCTTCCGCATCTGA
- a CDS encoding 16S rRNA (uracil(1498)-N(3))-methyltransferase, with protein MNLLLLEEADFIAADRVVLRDRRLVHMQDVHRAAVGDSLRVGRIGALMGTAQLLRLEAGEAELQVSFDQAPPTKLPLTLLLALPRPKMLRRVLQTVAAMGVPKVVLLNSYRVEKSFWQTPFLEPEAIREQLILGLEQARDTVLPEIIIEKRFKPFVEDRLPALTQGTLGLIGHPGDYPPCPRGLDEAVTLAIGPEGGWIPYEVDLLAKAGLQPVQLGARILRVETAVTALLARLF; from the coding sequence GTGAACCTGTTGCTGCTCGAGGAGGCCGACTTTATCGCCGCCGACCGCGTGGTGCTGCGTGATCGGCGTCTGGTGCACATGCAGGACGTCCACCGCGCCGCCGTAGGCGACAGCCTGCGGGTGGGGCGCATTGGTGCCTTGATGGGCACCGCCCAACTGCTGCGTCTGGAAGCCGGCGAAGCCGAGCTGCAAGTGAGCTTCGACCAGGCACCGCCGACCAAACTGCCGCTGACCCTGCTGCTGGCACTGCCGCGCCCGAAGATGCTGCGCCGCGTGCTGCAAACCGTGGCGGCCATGGGCGTGCCGAAAGTGGTGCTGCTCAACAGCTACCGGGTCGAAAAAAGCTTCTGGCAAACCCCGTTCCTGGAACCCGAGGCAATTCGCGAGCAATTGATCCTCGGCCTGGAACAGGCACGGGACACGGTGCTGCCCGAGATCATTATCGAGAAACGCTTCAAGCCCTTCGTCGAAGACCGCCTGCCGGCCCTGACCCAAGGCACCCTGGGCCTGATCGGCCATCCCGGCGACTACCCGCCCTGCCCTCGCGGCCTGGATGAGGCGGTTACTCTGGCCATCGGCCCTGAGGGCGGCTGGATCCCCTACGAAGTGGACCTGCTGGCCAAGGCAGGCTTGCAACCGGTGCAACTCGGCGCGCGAATCCTGCGGGTTGAAACAGCCGTCACCGCGCTGCTCGCGCGACTGTTCTAA
- the tatB gene encoding Sec-independent protein translocase protein TatB produces MFGISFSELLLVGLVALLVLGPERLPGAARTAGLWIGRLKRSFNAIKQEVEREIGADEIRRQLHNEHILSLEQEARKILSPVNEQAKPAEPVVANSIAPAVEAPPAVATPTEPAPTPVASPAPHDPTLPPRAP; encoded by the coding sequence ATGTTTGGTATCAGCTTCTCTGAACTGCTCCTCGTCGGCCTCGTGGCCCTGCTGGTACTGGGGCCGGAACGCCTGCCCGGTGCCGCGCGCACGGCCGGCCTGTGGATCGGGCGCCTGAAACGCAGTTTCAACGCCATCAAACAGGAAGTTGAACGGGAAATCGGCGCCGACGAGATTCGCCGGCAACTGCACAACGAACACATCCTGTCGTTGGAGCAAGAGGCACGCAAAATCCTGTCCCCCGTGAATGAACAGGCCAAGCCCGCCGAGCCTGTGGTCGCAAACAGCATCGCACCGGCTGTAGAAGCACCGCCCGCCGTTGCCACCCCCACCGAGCCTGCGCCGACGCCCGTCGCGTCGCCCGCGCCCCATGACCCTACATTGCCGCCGCGAGCCCCATGA
- a CDS encoding twin-arginine translocase TatA/TatE family subunit, with translation MGIFDWKHWIVILVVVVLVFGTKKLKNLGTDVGESIKGFRKAMNDDEKPADPAASPVPPAQPVHPQAAQPITERRTFDVQAEKVEEPTRKDS, from the coding sequence ATGGGCATTTTTGACTGGAAACACTGGATCGTCATTCTGGTGGTGGTGGTACTGGTGTTCGGCACCAAGAAACTCAAGAACCTGGGCACCGACGTCGGCGAGTCGATCAAGGGCTTTCGTAAAGCCATGAACGACGACGAAAAGCCTGCCGACCCGGCTGCCAGCCCGGTGCCACCGGCACAGCCTGTGCACCCCCAGGCCGCCCAGCCGATCACCGAGCGTCGCACCTTCGACGTGCAGGCTGAAAAAGTCGAAGAGCCGACCCGCAAAGACTCGTGA
- the hisI gene encoding phosphoribosyl-AMP cyclohydrolase, protein MKDWLDEIKWDSDGLVPAIAQDYKTGRVLMMAWMNREALSLTATEQRAIYWSRSRGKLWRKGEESGHVQTLHEMRIDCDADVVILKVEQIGDIACHTGRHSCFYRVFENGEWKVVEPVLKDPHAIYSAGH, encoded by the coding sequence ATGAAAGACTGGCTGGACGAGATCAAGTGGGACAGTGACGGCCTGGTGCCGGCCATTGCCCAGGACTACAAGACCGGGCGCGTGCTGATGATGGCCTGGATGAACCGCGAGGCCCTGAGCCTCACCGCCACTGAGCAGCGCGCCATTTACTGGTCACGTTCGCGTGGCAAACTGTGGCGCAAGGGCGAAGAGTCCGGGCACGTGCAGACCCTGCACGAGATGCGCATCGACTGCGACGCCGACGTGGTGATCCTCAAGGTCGAGCAGATCGGCGATATCGCCTGCCACACCGGCCGTCACAGCTGCTTCTATCGCGTGTTCGAGAACGGCGAATGGAAGGTGGTGGAACCGGTGCTCAAAGACCCGCACGCTATTTACTCGGCAGGACACTGA
- a CDS encoding phosphoribosyl-ATP diphosphatase: MSDTLNRVAQVLEDRKGADADSSYVASLYHKGLNKILEKLGEESVETIIAAKDAQISGDCSDVIYETADLWFHSLVMLAQLGQHPQAVLDELDRRFGLSGHAEKASRPSA, from the coding sequence ATGAGCGATACCCTGAACCGCGTGGCCCAGGTGCTGGAAGACCGCAAAGGTGCGGACGCCGACAGCTCCTATGTCGCCAGCCTGTACCACAAGGGTCTGAACAAGATTCTGGAAAAGCTCGGCGAAGAATCCGTCGAGACCATCATTGCCGCCAAGGACGCACAGATCAGCGGCGACTGCAGTGATGTGATCTACGAAACCGCCGACCTGTGGTTCCACAGCCTGGTCATGCTCGCCCAACTGGGGCAGCATCCGCAGGCCGTACTGGATGAACTGGACCGTCGTTTCGGCTTGTCCGGGCATGCCGAAAAGGCCTCGCGCCCGTCAGCTTGA
- the tatC gene encoding twin-arginine translocase subunit TatC, with product MSADKPENDQHMPLVSHLTELRTRLLRCVAAIFIIFAGLFAFTQQIYTFVSTPLRQYLPAGATMIATDVSSPFLTPLKLTMMVSLFLAIPVILHQIWGFIAPGLYKHEKRIAVPLLVSSILLFYTGMAFAYFLVFPLIFKFFAAATPAGVEMMTDITSYLDFVMTLFFAFGVAFEIPVAVVLLVWIGVVNVAYLKKIRPYVIIGCFVVGMILTPPDIFSQTLLAVPMWMLFEIGILFSGLISKRGEHPDDQPADDDQPPATQP from the coding sequence ATGAGCGCTGATAAACCGGAAAACGACCAGCATATGCCGCTGGTCTCGCACCTCACCGAGTTGCGAACCCGCCTGCTGCGTTGCGTAGCGGCCATCTTCATCATTTTTGCCGGGTTGTTCGCCTTCACCCAGCAGATCTACACCTTCGTCTCCACGCCCCTGCGCCAGTACCTGCCGGCCGGCGCGACGATGATCGCCACCGACGTGTCATCACCGTTCCTCACGCCATTGAAGCTGACGATGATGGTCTCGCTGTTCCTGGCGATCCCGGTGATCCTGCATCAGATCTGGGGCTTCATCGCGCCGGGCCTGTACAAGCATGAGAAGCGCATCGCGGTGCCGTTGCTGGTGTCGAGCATCCTGCTGTTCTATACCGGCATGGCGTTCGCCTACTTCCTGGTGTTCCCGCTGATCTTCAAATTCTTCGCCGCCGCCACCCCGGCCGGCGTGGAGATGATGACCGACATCACCAGCTACCTCGACTTCGTGATGACGCTGTTCTTCGCCTTCGGCGTGGCATTCGAAATCCCGGTGGCCGTGGTGCTGCTGGTATGGATCGGCGTGGTCAACGTTGCGTACCTGAAGAAGATCCGCCCTTACGTGATCATCGGCTGCTTCGTGGTCGGCATGATTCTCACGCCGCCGGACATCTTCTCCCAGACCCTGCTGGCCGTGCCGATGTGGATGCTGTTCGAGATCGGCATCCTGTTCAGCGGCTTGATCAGCAAGCGTGGCGAACACCCGGATGACCAGCCCGCCGACGACGACCAGCCACCAGCGACCCAGCCGTGA